A portion of the Juglans microcarpa x Juglans regia isolate MS1-56 chromosome 1D, Jm3101_v1.0, whole genome shotgun sequence genome contains these proteins:
- the LOC121265499 gene encoding heterogeneous nuclear ribonucleoprotein Q, whose product MERILGREGRNMAEGTEVEEQLDFDEDNSMEEMDDDVEEQIDDDVEELIDDDVEAQIDDDVEAEIEDDRVDGGGYGNVEEVHEDSITETSGKDQSPEADRSHIASESVDDEEKPAASEDEDEKGKHAELLALPPHGSEVFIGGLPRDALEEDLRHLCEAIGEVVEVRLIKDKETGDAKGYAFIAFKTKEIAQKAIEEIHNKEFKGKNLRCSLSETKHRLFLGNVPKSWTEDEFRKVIEGVGPGVENIELKKDPQNPSRNRGFAFVLYYNNACADYSRQNMSNANFKLDGNTPTVTWADPKSGPDHSAASQVKALYVKNIPENTSTEKLKELFQHHGEVTKVVMPPGKAGGKRDFGFIHYAERLSALKAVKDAEKYEIDGQVLEVALAKPQSDKKSDATYPYNAMPHPNHLPHSGYGGFASNQYGSLGAGYGVGTGFQQPVIYGRGPMPAGMHMVPMVLPDGQIGYVLQQPGAQIPPPRPRRIDRSNAPSPSGPPARPGGSGNDEGNRGRRYRPY is encoded by the exons ATGGAAAGAATTCTAGGGCGTGAAGGGAGAAATATGGCAGAAGGCACAGAAGTTGAAGAGCAATTGGATTTTGATGAGGACAATTCCATGGAAGAGATGGACGATGATGTTGAAGAACAGATTGACGATGATGTTGAAGAACTGATTGACGATGATGTTGAAGCACAGATAGACGATGATGTTGAAGCAGAAATAGAAGATGATAGAGTAGATGGAGGTGGGTATGGAAATGTTGAAGAAGTACACGAGGACTCTATAACCGAGACCAGTGGGAAAGATCAATCCCCAGAAGCAGATAGAAGCCACATTGCCTCTGAATCCGTGGATGATGAAGAAAAGCCAGCTGCTTCTGAGGATGAGGATGAGAAGGGGAAGCATGCTGAGCTACTCGCCCTTCCTCCCCATGGGTCTGAAGTTTTCATTGGTGGACTTCCTCGAGATGCCCTCGAAGAAGATTTGAGGCATCTCTGTGAGGCAATTGGTGAAGTTGTTGAG GTAAGATTAATAAAAGATAAGGAAACTGGTGATGCCAAGGGTTATGCTTTTATagcatttaaaacaaaagagatTGCACAGAAGGCCATTGAAGAGATCCATAACAAAGAATTCAAG GGTAAAAACTTAAGGTGTTCACTGTCTGAAACTAAGCACAGATTATTCCTTGGTAATGTTCCAAAGAGCTGGACCGAGGATGAGTTTAGAAAAGTCATTGAGGGGGTTGGCCCTGGAGTTGAGAACATTGAGCTTAAAAAG GATCCTCAGAATCCAAGCAGAAATCGCGGTTTCGCTTTTGTTTTATATTACAATAATGCTTGTGCTGATTATTCAAGGCAGAATATGTCAAATGCGAATTTCAAGTTGGATGGCAACACCCCAACTGTCACCTGGGCTGATCCAAAGAGTGGACCTGATCATTCTGCTGCTTCTCAG GTTAAGGCTCTTTATGTCAAAAACATTCCTGAGAACACTAGTACTGAAAAACTGAAGGAACTATTTCAGCACCATGGGGAAGTTACAAAAGTGGTTATGCCACCTGGAAAAGCTGGTGGCAAACGGGATTTTGGGTTCATCCATTATGCTGAAAGGTTAAGTGCATTGAAGGCTGTTAAAGATGCAGAGAAATATGAAATTGATG GCCAAGTATTGGAGGTTGCACTTGCTAAACCTCAATCTGATAAAAAGTCAGATGCTACTTATCCCTATAATGCCATGCCTCATCCaaaccatcttccacattctGGGTATGGTGGTTTTGCCAGTAACCAATATGGCTCTCTAGGGGCTGGGTATGGTGTTGGCACTGGTTTTCAGCAG CCAGTGATATATGGTAGGGGTCCCATGCCAGCAGGAATGCATATGGTTCCAATGGTTTTACCAGATGGTCAAATTGGTTATGTTCT